One part of the Arachidicoccus terrestris genome encodes these proteins:
- the rpsJ gene encoding 30S ribosomal protein S10, whose protein sequence is MSQRIRIKLQSYDHNLVDKSAEKIVKTVRGTGAVVTGPIPLPTHKRIFTVLRSPHVNKKSREQFQLATHKRLLDIYTSSSRTVDALSKLDLPSGVEVEIKA, encoded by the coding sequence ATGTCTCAACGCATCAGAATAAAATTACAATCTTACGATCACAACTTGGTAGATAAGTCTGCTGAGAAGATAGTTAAAACCGTACGTGGAACAGGCGCTGTTGTTACAGGTCCTATTCCTTTACCTACGCACAAGAGAATTTTCACTGTGCTGCGTTCACCGCACGTGAATAAGAAGAGTCGTGAACAGTTCCAGTTAGCTACACATAAACGTCTGCTGGATATTTACACTTCTTCCTCCAGAACTGTTGACGCACTCAGCAAACTGGATCTTCCTTCTGGCGTAGAGGTTGAAATTAAGGCATAA
- a CDS encoding fatty acid desaturase: MSFLDHVLQPPAYGWKTSNGTFIKPSNREIFKEFFARLNILQTRKNWLPLFSWVKVLIMAIFFVFFLIFFLNWWTILIAFVYGMVIMGTHGTIWHHRYCTHNAYTFSNKFWRLVTQHLTIQMIPEEIYVISHHVHHAKSDRPGDPYNAKGGFLYCFLADVNHQPIAKDLTEEDYEKVKLLMRHTGVPGNTYLAYKRWGSYVHPVRAITATLLNWAFWLGVFYLLGGNMLVCTVFGAAGFWAVGVRTFNYEGHGKGKDKQRIHTDFNKKDQSVNQLWPGIVAGEWHNNHHLFPRSARSGFKPFQIDFAWYYIFLLKKIGAISHYSDAKKEFYARFYIPYKQRSKIGK, from the coding sequence ATGTCTTTTTTAGACCATGTACTGCAGCCTCCAGCGTATGGATGGAAAACAAGTAACGGAACCTTTATTAAACCTTCAAACAGGGAGATTTTCAAGGAGTTTTTTGCGCGCCTAAATATCCTTCAGACACGAAAAAACTGGTTGCCACTATTTAGTTGGGTCAAAGTACTGATTATGGCGATCTTCTTTGTTTTTTTCCTTATTTTCTTTTTAAATTGGTGGACTATCCTGATTGCCTTCGTTTATGGGATGGTCATCATGGGAACACATGGGACTATTTGGCATCATCGATATTGCACGCATAACGCATATACCTTTAGCAACAAATTTTGGCGACTTGTGACGCAGCATTTGACAATTCAGATGATTCCTGAGGAGATTTATGTTATTTCACATCATGTTCACCATGCGAAATCCGACCGCCCGGGCGATCCATATAACGCAAAAGGTGGCTTCCTTTATTGTTTCTTAGCTGATGTCAATCATCAGCCGATCGCAAAAGACCTCACTGAAGAGGACTATGAGAAAGTAAAGCTTCTAATGAGGCATACCGGAGTGCCTGGCAATACCTATTTGGCGTATAAACGGTGGGGTTCTTATGTTCATCCCGTAAGGGCTATCACAGCAACGCTACTTAATTGGGCTTTCTGGCTTGGTGTCTTTTATCTATTAGGGGGTAACATGCTTGTTTGTACCGTTTTTGGTGCTGCTGGGTTCTGGGCTGTCGGAGTCCGTACATTCAATTATGAGGGGCATGGAAAAGGAAAGGATAAGCAACGGATACATACTGATTTCAATAAAAAGGATCAATCAGTTAATCAGTTGTGGCCTGGCATCGTCGCCGGAGAATGGCATAACAATCATCATTTGTTTCCAAGAAGTGCGAGAAGTGGCTTCAAGCCATTTCAGATTGATTTTGCATGGTATTATATTTTCCTTCTTAAAAAGATTGGAGCCATCAGCCATTACAGCGATGCAAAAAAAGAATTTTATGCGCGTTTTTATATACCCTATAAACAACGTAGTAAAATTGGCAAATAA
- a CDS encoding methyltransferase domain-containing protein: MIIRILAENDYLADILHKNPNTDEGLYAKPLRDGIVIGNTVSRQRYDVLFWDKKKSYASDRSNQLDYQSLCNPLTVLNICTELFTHLLRSKEDYIVQELPWLDRTRGELDTVPCTVEVPVFYINSNWYRNGCFLLERYFEGVQLVHESGCNFRLSVTGENVFEALNLLNLVAIFTHLTNVDGLDTFIDNSLIDKYVRVLTNIEKVPYFVFYLFIKRAVKNQGQFLIAKPVFESYLAKYGLAVNFMREDTQQSRIRFVTEAIGIALPVLDIGCGEFSYYKRLMNMGLTANYYAIDRDERLERLARSITYRIESSNLLFRTDFNEVPKEVRLNVIISEVIEHNSVQDAVELIKVVLQFNFNKVVISTPNADFNQFYFEQGFRHTDHQFEFSIAEFKQFIETATIGLDNINVSYAQVGDQINGLRPTQLCILEKI, from the coding sequence ATGATTATTAGAATATTGGCGGAAAATGATTATTTAGCAGATATACTGCATAAGAACCCGAATACGGATGAGGGGCTTTATGCAAAGCCCTTAAGGGACGGGATTGTTATTGGCAATACGGTATCCAGGCAGAGATATGACGTACTTTTCTGGGATAAGAAAAAGAGCTACGCCAGTGACCGCTCCAATCAACTGGATTATCAAAGTTTATGTAATCCTCTAACCGTATTGAATATCTGCACAGAGCTGTTTACACATTTGCTCAGGAGCAAAGAGGATTACATTGTACAGGAGCTCCCCTGGTTGGATAGAACCAGAGGTGAACTGGACACCGTTCCCTGCACCGTTGAAGTACCGGTTTTCTATATTAACTCCAATTGGTATCGTAATGGTTGCTTCCTCCTTGAAAGATATTTTGAAGGGGTACAACTCGTTCATGAATCTGGATGTAACTTTAGGCTGTCAGTAACAGGGGAAAATGTCTTTGAGGCACTGAACCTACTGAACCTTGTTGCGATCTTTACTCACCTGACTAATGTAGACGGATTAGATACTTTTATTGACAATTCCCTGATTGACAAATATGTTAGGGTTTTGACCAATATTGAAAAGGTGCCGTATTTTGTTTTTTATCTGTTTATCAAAAGGGCCGTTAAAAACCAGGGTCAGTTTCTCATTGCGAAACCGGTCTTTGAAAGCTACTTGGCCAAATATGGATTAGCGGTCAATTTTATGAGAGAGGATACGCAGCAATCGAGAATCCGGTTTGTTACCGAAGCTATTGGCATAGCGTTGCCTGTATTGGATATCGGCTGCGGTGAATTTTCTTATTATAAGAGACTGATGAACATGGGGCTGACCGCTAATTATTATGCAATAGACCGGGATGAACGACTGGAAAGACTCGCCAGAAGCATCACATATCGTATAGAATCTTCGAATTTACTATTTCGCACGGATTTTAATGAGGTGCCAAAGGAAGTGCGACTTAATGTGATCATTAGTGAGGTGATTGAGCACAATAGCGTGCAAGATGCAGTAGAATTAATAAAGGTAGTGCTTCAGTTTAATTTTAACAAAGTAGTCATCTCGACCCCCAACGCAGATTTTAACCAATTTTATTTTGAGCAGGGGTTCAGGCATACCGATCATCAGTTTGAATTTTCAATAGCGGAATTCAAACAATTTATTGAAACTGCGACCATCGGTCTTGATAATATTAACGTAAGCTATGCACAGGTAGGTGACCAGATCAATGGGCTGCGGCCTACACAACTGTGTATTCTTGAAAAAATATAA
- a CDS encoding phosphatase domain-containing protein — translation MSRRNPQLLILVGAPGSGKTTFAKYHVRVHQNWVRLSRDDFRGMQFSESFLSEELEGAITEMMFSCIRKMLLRKLNVVADATHTKYAYIEQYIQLFGHMADISFKVFQEPIEKLVENCEKRTVEGGRSMSGKAVRHHFEALETLLKTDDLNFRARTFRPNITAEQDINLPKAIICDLDGTLALINDRDPFDGSKCENDTLNVPVASTLGYYKQNGYQVLLVSGREDTYRGQTELFLQKHQVGYDALWMRPAGTYIKDSLLKREIYSSRIHGKYYVSLVLDDRDQVVDMWRKDLKLPCFQVFYGDF, via the coding sequence ATGAGCAGGAGAAATCCACAATTATTAATCTTAGTGGGTGCGCCGGGAAGTGGCAAAACCACTTTCGCCAAATATCACGTGAGGGTGCACCAGAATTGGGTGCGACTGAGCCGGGATGACTTTAGAGGTATGCAGTTCTCTGAGAGTTTTTTGTCAGAGGAGTTAGAAGGTGCTATCACAGAGATGATGTTTTCGTGTATCCGAAAGATGTTACTGCGGAAGTTGAATGTAGTAGCAGATGCGACTCATACCAAATACGCGTATATTGAACAGTATATTCAACTGTTCGGTCATATGGCAGACATCAGTTTTAAGGTCTTTCAGGAGCCCATTGAAAAACTGGTTGAAAACTGTGAGAAAAGAACGGTGGAAGGAGGTCGATCTATGTCCGGGAAGGCTGTACGGCATCACTTTGAGGCTCTAGAAACATTGCTGAAAACGGATGATCTGAATTTTAGAGCAAGAACTTTCAGACCGAATATCACTGCGGAGCAGGATATCAATCTGCCTAAGGCCATTATCTGTGACCTGGACGGCACCCTGGCCCTTATTAATGACAGAGATCCTTTTGACGGTTCCAAGTGTGAAAACGATACATTGAATGTGCCGGTGGCTAGTACACTTGGCTATTACAAACAGAACGGGTATCAGGTTCTACTTGTATCTGGCAGGGAAGATACATACAGAGGGCAGACCGAGCTTTTTTTGCAAAAGCATCAGGTCGGTTATGATGCTCTCTGGATGCGCCCTGCAGGTACGTATATAAAGGATAGCCTTCTCAAGAGAGAAATTTATTCTTCCCGGATCCATGGAAAGTATTATGTCTCTTTGGTGCTGGATGACAGAGACCAGGTGGTAGACATGTGGCGCAAAGACCTGAAACTTCCATGTTTTCAGGTGTTTTATGGTGATTTCTGA
- a CDS encoding DNA ligase-like domain-containing protein: MDLQEKELELRKIRSRIEWMCKDKIAAFSATISPAPKSAERKEIESLYEGVRYYVENGVKDLVFQQKYMGSYCDIYLHKDMDNTYFVSRNGYKIDSINLTEAKLACEDLYSIFDWTDLELVIVQAELLPWHVMGGRLIEREFDGYLKAHQTRLDYYKSSGLLAKTQRVKEGQAFTEFLSDRKALSGKAVKKKYPAHIVRQFDALAAFEPPELQSYAEGTEVYERQIRYYGKEGDLYFKPFNILKKIYADGREEIPNDNLTYSQVNPDEMKVVHIDNVDELQEKLVPVYGWYNALCREMAEGIVIKPQKAFVKGVVPALKVRNNDYLTMIYGIDFLQDMETQIRKRKTGNKMVCSMNDWQINFALLQIPYQDIRTENYYYKNLMLDRILQEKAELKLDPSL, translated from the coding sequence ATGGATCTTCAGGAAAAAGAATTAGAATTAAGAAAGATTCGTTCCAGGATTGAGTGGATGTGCAAAGATAAGATTGCTGCTTTCTCTGCCACCATCTCACCGGCTCCCAAGTCAGCGGAACGCAAAGAGATAGAAAGCCTGTATGAAGGCGTTCGCTATTATGTTGAAAATGGCGTCAAGGATCTTGTATTTCAGCAGAAGTATATGGGCTCTTATTGTGACATCTACCTTCATAAGGATATGGACAATACTTATTTTGTCAGCAGAAACGGATATAAGATCGATTCTATCAATCTGACAGAGGCGAAACTGGCCTGTGAGGATCTATATTCGATATTTGACTGGACAGATCTGGAACTGGTCATTGTGCAGGCGGAATTATTGCCCTGGCATGTGATGGGGGGCCGGCTAATTGAACGTGAGTTTGATGGTTATTTGAAAGCACACCAAACTAGGCTGGATTATTATAAATCCAGTGGATTACTGGCAAAAACTCAGCGGGTTAAAGAGGGACAGGCGTTTACTGAGTTTCTGTCTGACAGAAAAGCGCTGTCTGGTAAGGCCGTGAAAAAGAAGTATCCCGCTCATATTGTGCGGCAATTTGATGCGCTGGCAGCTTTTGAGCCGCCAGAACTCCAAAGTTATGCCGAGGGGACTGAAGTTTACGAAAGGCAAATCAGATATTATGGGAAAGAGGGCGATCTGTACTTCAAACCATTTAATATCCTGAAAAAGATCTACGCTGATGGGCGTGAAGAGATACCGAATGATAATCTGACTTATAGTCAGGTCAATCCCGATGAGATGAAAGTTGTACATATAGATAATGTAGATGAGCTTCAGGAAAAGCTGGTACCGGTCTACGGCTGGTATAATGCGCTCTGCCGTGAAATGGCAGAGGGTATTGTGATCAAACCACAAAAAGCATTTGTCAAAGGCGTAGTGCCCGCCCTGAAAGTCCGTAATAATGACTACCTGACTATGATCTATGGAATCGATTTTTTACAGGATATGGAAACACAGATCAGAAAAAGGAAAACCGGTAATAAAATGGTCTGTTCGATGAATGACTGGCAGATCAATTTTGCGCTTCTGCAGATCCCTTATCAGGATATCCGGACAGAAAACTATTATTACAAGAACCTGATGCTGGATAGAATTCTTCAGGAGAAGGCAGAACTAAAATTAGATCCTTCGCTTTAA
- the katG gene encoding catalase/peroxidase HPI, with protein MEKQSSDIGQCPFYNGTMKHNVGGGGPKNTDWWPSRLNLNILRQHSSLSDPMDQGFNYPEAFKSLDLEAVKADLKVLMTDSQDWWPADFGHYGGLIIRMAWHSAGTYRVHDGRGGAGQGQQRFAPLNSWPDNVSLDKARRLLWPVKQKYGQKISWADLLILAGNVALESMGFKTFGYAGGREDVWESSEDVYWGSETTWLGGDIRYADGSPGVDENHGVLVSDDDADGYIHSRNLEEPLAAVQMGLIYVNPEGPDGNPDPIKAAKDIRDTFGRMAMNDEETVALIAGGHTFGKTHGAAPATHVNHEPEAAGIEMQGLGWRNSFGTGSGPDAITSGLEVTWSKTPTQWSNSFFENLFGYEYELTKSPAGAHQWVAKDAEDIIPDAFDPNKKHKPTMLTTDLSLRFDPVYGKISRHFMENPDLFADAFARAWFKLTHRDMGPRTRYLGPDIPKEELIWQDPIPEVDHSLVDEGDIDTLKQNILNAGLTVSELVSVAWASASTFRGSDKRGGANGARIRLSPQKDWEVNNPPQLQKVLGKLEAVQVDFNKAQKGGKKVSLADLIVLGGCAAVEKAAKDAGQAVTVPFRPGRMDASQDQTDVVSVNYLEPLGDGFRNYHRSRVQVPTEELLIDKAQLLTLTPPELTVLIGGMRVLDTNFDGAKHGVFTQRPGVLTNDFFINLLDMRTSWKAASDDRQLFIGSDRATGQPKWTATRADLIFGSHAELRAVAEVYGSADAQTKFVRDFISAWNKVMNLDRFDLIR; from the coding sequence ATGGAAAAGCAATCTAGTGACATCGGCCAGTGTCCTTTTTATAATGGAACGATGAAGCACAATGTGGGTGGCGGTGGTCCTAAAAATACCGATTGGTGGCCCAGTCGGTTAAATCTGAATATTCTGCGTCAACACAGCTCCTTGTCGGACCCGATGGATCAGGGCTTTAATTATCCGGAAGCATTTAAAAGCCTTGATCTGGAGGCCGTGAAGGCTGATCTTAAGGTGCTGATGACTGATTCGCAGGATTGGTGGCCGGCCGATTTTGGGCACTATGGCGGGCTGATCATCCGTATGGCGTGGCACAGCGCGGGCACCTACCGGGTCCATGATGGACGTGGCGGGGCCGGGCAGGGGCAGCAACGCTTTGCCCCGCTTAATAGCTGGCCGGATAATGTAAGTCTTGACAAGGCAAGGCGATTACTTTGGCCTGTCAAACAAAAATACGGGCAGAAAATTTCCTGGGCAGATTTACTGATTCTTGCGGGGAACGTGGCGTTAGAATCGATGGGCTTTAAGACCTTCGGTTATGCCGGCGGTCGTGAAGATGTATGGGAATCCAGTGAGGATGTCTATTGGGGCTCAGAAACCACCTGGTTGGGCGGTGATATTCGTTATGCGGACGGATCTCCCGGAGTCGATGAAAATCATGGTGTATTGGTGTCCGATGACGACGCTGATGGCTATATCCATTCCCGAAATTTGGAAGAACCGCTGGCGGCCGTTCAGATGGGTCTGATCTACGTCAATCCAGAGGGGCCTGATGGTAACCCCGACCCCATAAAGGCGGCCAAAGATATCCGTGATACGTTTGGCCGGATGGCCATGAACGATGAAGAAACCGTTGCGCTAATTGCAGGCGGCCATACCTTCGGAAAAACCCATGGTGCCGCCCCGGCTACGCATGTCAATCATGAACCTGAAGCAGCAGGCATTGAAATGCAGGGGCTGGGCTGGCGTAATAGCTTTGGTACCGGCAGCGGCCCTGATGCTATTACAAGCGGACTGGAAGTTACCTGGTCAAAAACACCCACTCAATGGAGCAACAGTTTTTTTGAAAACCTGTTCGGCTATGAGTATGAATTGACTAAAAGCCCTGCAGGTGCGCATCAATGGGTCGCTAAAGACGCTGAGGATATTATTCCTGATGCCTTCGATCCCAACAAAAAACATAAGCCCACGATGCTCACCACAGACCTCTCCCTGCGGTTTGATCCGGTTTATGGAAAAATATCCAGGCATTTTATGGAAAACCCGGATCTGTTCGCCGACGCGTTCGCCCGGGCCTGGTTTAAGCTGACTCACCGAGACATGGGGCCACGTACCAGGTATCTGGGACCGGATATCCCGAAGGAAGAATTAATCTGGCAGGATCCGATCCCAGAGGTGGACCACTCACTGGTAGATGAAGGCGACATAGACACATTAAAACAAAATATTCTGAATGCCGGGCTGACTGTTTCGGAACTGGTATCTGTAGCATGGGCTTCTGCCTCTACTTTTCGGGGGTCAGATAAACGTGGCGGGGCCAATGGTGCACGTATACGCCTGTCTCCCCAGAAGGATTGGGAAGTCAATAATCCGCCACAGTTACAAAAAGTATTGGGAAAGCTGGAGGCTGTTCAGGTAGATTTTAATAAAGCGCAGAAAGGCGGCAAGAAGGTATCACTGGCAGATCTGATTGTACTTGGTGGTTGCGCCGCTGTTGAGAAGGCTGCAAAAGATGCGGGTCAGGCTGTTACGGTGCCTTTCAGACCCGGCCGCATGGACGCCAGCCAGGACCAGACAGACGTTGTGTCTGTTAATTACCTGGAGCCACTTGGTGACGGATTCCGGAACTACCATCGTTCAAGGGTGCAGGTTCCGACAGAAGAACTGTTGATCGACAAAGCCCAGTTGCTGACACTTACGCCTCCTGAATTAACGGTATTGATAGGCGGTATGCGCGTGCTGGATACAAATTTTGACGGTGCCAAACACGGCGTCTTTACACAACGCCCCGGTGTACTTACCAATGATTTCTTTATTAATTTACTGGATATGCGCACCTCCTGGAAAGCGGCCTCTGATGACAGACAGCTGTTTATCGGAAGTGATCGTGCAACGGGACAGCCAAAGTGGACGGCGACCCGGGCTGACCTGATCTTTGGCTCACATGCAGAATTAAGAGCTGTTGCGGAAGTGTACGGAAGTGCAGATGCGCAAACGAAGTTTGTCAGAGACTTTATCTCGGCATGGAATAAAGTAATGAACCTCGACAGATTTGACTTAATTCGATAA
- a CDS encoding DNA topoisomerase IB translates to MPDQHFDSRPEALLEQAHLRYIDRYSNGIFRIKKGNAFGYVDHKGNDISDDRTLDRIKALIIPPAWEQVWICPYSNGHLQATGIDAAGRKQYRYHNKWLELRNQTKFDNLMDFGRELPSLRRQLKKDLKLTVLDKEKVTAIAITLMDNVFMRVGNSNYEHKYGSYGLTTLKNRHVSIRGKDCFFRFRGKKGVQQKLSLNSKVLAQLLKTIKEIPGQTLFQYFDEQGQIRQLGSGDINDYLKCYMGKDFTCKDFRTWSGTVLALTYMLESYNNEQHNASHAETVAILDKVASALGNTRSVTKKYYVHLGLLEAFENSSLFQFVANLRSCRPGALHKKGEKELLKFLQHCRRSSKKHLQSGKLKG, encoded by the coding sequence ATGCCGGACCAGCATTTTGATAGTAGGCCTGAAGCCCTGCTTGAACAAGCTCACCTAAGATATATTGATCGATATTCGAATGGTATTTTCAGGATCAAGAAAGGGAATGCATTTGGTTATGTAGATCATAAAGGTAACGACATTTCCGACGATCGTACGCTGGACCGAATAAAAGCACTGATAATACCACCAGCTTGGGAGCAGGTATGGATTTGCCCCTATTCAAACGGACACCTCCAGGCTACCGGAATAGATGCTGCAGGCCGGAAGCAATATAGGTATCATAATAAATGGCTTGAGCTCCGAAATCAGACTAAGTTTGACAACCTGATGGATTTTGGCCGCGAACTTCCTTCTTTGAGACGACAATTAAAGAAGGACCTGAAATTAACCGTATTAGATAAAGAAAAGGTCACTGCCATAGCTATTACATTGATGGATAATGTGTTTATGCGCGTCGGCAATAGCAATTACGAACATAAATACGGCTCTTACGGTTTAACGACATTGAAGAATCGACATGTCAGCATCAGGGGAAAAGATTGCTTCTTCCGGTTCAGGGGTAAAAAGGGTGTTCAGCAAAAATTATCCTTAAATAGTAAAGTACTTGCGCAGCTATTAAAAACCATCAAAGAAATTCCCGGGCAAACGTTATTCCAATACTTTGATGAACAGGGTCAGATTCGCCAACTAGGCTCTGGGGATATCAATGACTACCTGAAGTGCTATATGGGAAAAGACTTCACTTGCAAGGATTTTCGCACATGGTCGGGAACCGTACTAGCGTTAACTTATATGCTTGAGTCATATAACAATGAACAACATAATGCCTCTCATGCCGAAACAGTAGCAATTTTAGATAAAGTGGCTTCCGCCCTAGGTAACACCAGGTCGGTGACAAAAAAATATTACGTGCATCTCGGGCTTCTTGAAGCTTTCGAGAACAGCAGTTTATTTCAGTTTGTTGCAAATCTTCGGTCATGCCGGCCAGGAGCATTACATAAAAAAGGTGAAAAAGAGTTGCTTAAGTTCTTGCAGCATTGCAGGCGCTCGTCTAAGAAGCATCTACAATCGGGAAAGCTAAAAGGCTAA
- a CDS encoding DUF4434 domain-containing protein encodes MKANSRRDFLKKASLAGSSVIAASLLPNRSNAAILSNPEPGLQSNPLIIPHPDALPITGTFLDEISHDIPHQNWGEKEWDQDFQHMKAIGIDTVIMIRSGYRKFITYPSKYLLAKGCYMPSADLLALYLKLADKYNMKFYFGLYDSGKYWDTGDMRYEVESNKFVIDEVWKNYGSKYKSFQGWYISGEISRQTKGAIGAFHEMGKQCKNVSDGLPTFISPWIDGKKAVAAASGDVSKAKAVSVQQHEREWDEIFSGIHDVVDACAFQDGHIDYDELDAFFSVNKKLADKYKMKCWTNAETFDRDMPIKFLPIKFDKLRLKLEAAKRQAYDKAITFEFSHFMSPQSAYLQAGHLYDRYREYFKI; translated from the coding sequence ATGAAAGCAAATTCTCGCCGGGATTTCTTAAAGAAGGCCTCTTTGGCAGGTTCATCCGTCATTGCCGCTTCCCTGCTTCCAAATCGGTCAAATGCAGCAATCCTTAGTAATCCAGAGCCCGGGTTACAAAGCAACCCGCTAATAATTCCTCACCCCGATGCGCTTCCCATTACGGGCACCTTCCTGGATGAAATTTCTCATGATATTCCCCATCAGAATTGGGGTGAAAAAGAGTGGGATCAGGATTTTCAGCACATGAAGGCGATTGGCATTGACACTGTGATTATGATCAGGAGCGGATACCGAAAATTCATCACCTACCCTTCTAAGTACTTACTCGCTAAAGGGTGTTACATGCCTTCCGCCGATCTGTTGGCCTTATATCTGAAATTAGCAGACAAGTACAACATGAAGTTTTATTTCGGGCTATATGATTCAGGTAAATACTGGGATACAGGTGATATGCGCTATGAGGTCGAGTCCAACAAATTTGTTATTGACGAAGTATGGAAAAATTACGGCAGTAAATACAAAAGTTTTCAGGGCTGGTATATCAGTGGAGAGATCAGCCGGCAAACCAAAGGCGCTATAGGCGCCTTTCACGAGATGGGTAAACAATGCAAAAATGTTTCTGACGGGCTACCCACGTTTATCTCCCCATGGATAGATGGGAAAAAAGCGGTAGCGGCAGCTTCGGGTGATGTATCGAAAGCTAAAGCGGTCTCCGTTCAGCAGCATGAACGAGAATGGGATGAGATATTTAGTGGCATACATGATGTGGTTGACGCCTGCGCCTTTCAGGATGGACATATTGACTATGACGAGTTAGACGCCTTTTTCTCTGTCAACAAAAAATTAGCCGATAAGTATAAGATGAAATGCTGGACCAACGCAGAGACTTTTGACAGGGATATGCCCATCAAATTTCTGCCTATCAAATTTGACAAGCTGCGACTCAAATTAGAGGCTGCTAAACGGCAAGCCTATGACAAGGCTATCACTTTTGAATTTTCTCACTTTATGAGCCCGCAATCCGCTTACCTTCAGGCAGGGCATTTATACGATCGGTATCGGGAGTATTTTAAAATTTAG
- a CDS encoding RNA recognition motif domain-containing protein: MNIYVSNLSFQVEDEDLRGFFEEFGTVDSAKIVFDRETRKSRGFGFVEMPDNDAARKAIESLDGGSVDGRPLKVSEAKPREERPKTSYGSYAGKSRW; the protein is encoded by the coding sequence ATGAACATTTATGTTTCAAATTTAAGCTTTCAGGTTGAAGATGAAGATCTGAGAGGCTTTTTCGAGGAATTCGGTACGGTAGATTCCGCTAAAATTGTATTTGATAGGGAAACGCGCAAAAGCCGTGGTTTCGGTTTTGTTGAAATGCCTGATAACGATGCTGCACGCAAAGCGATTGAATCGCTTGATGGCGGATCTGTCGACGGAAGGCCGCTTAAAGTAAGCGAGGCTAAACCGCGGGAAGAACGTCCCAAAACATCTTACGGATCATACGCCGGCAAAAGCCGTTGGTAG
- the rplC gene encoding 50S ribosomal protein L3 translates to MKGIIGKKIGMTSVFGPEGKQIAVTIIEAEPNVVTQIKNQETDGYSALQLAVGDKKEKNSTKAAINHFAKASTSAKKIVKEFRDYSIEKNLGETITVDIFTEGESVDVVGTTKGKGFQGVVKRHGFAGVGEASHGQHDRSRAPGSIGGSSYPSRVFKGMRMAGRMGNDRVKMKGLKVVKIFPEKNYILISGSVPGHIGSTVFIQK, encoded by the coding sequence ATGAAAGGAATTATTGGAAAGAAAATTGGTATGACCAGCGTCTTCGGCCCCGAGGGCAAACAGATCGCTGTTACTATCATTGAAGCAGAGCCCAATGTTGTAACCCAAATTAAAAATCAGGAAACTGACGGTTACAGTGCACTACAGTTAGCTGTAGGTGACAAAAAAGAAAAGAACTCAACCAAAGCTGCCATCAACCACTTCGCGAAAGCAAGCACTTCTGCTAAGAAAATCGTTAAAGAATTTCGCGATTATTCCATCGAAAAGAATTTAGGAGAAACCATTACAGTTGACATCTTCACTGAAGGAGAGTCTGTTGACGTTGTAGGTACTACCAAAGGTAAAGGCTTCCAGGGTGTTGTAAAACGCCATGGTTTTGCCGGTGTGGGTGAAGCTTCCCATGGTCAGCATGACCGTTCCCGTGCTCCGGGATCTATCGGTGGATCTTCCTATCCTTCAAGAGTATTTAAAGGAATGAGAATGGCTGGCCGCATGGGTAATGACCGTGTAAAAATGAAAGGTCTTAAAGTCGTTAAAATCTTCCCTGAAAAGAACTATATCTTAATAAGTGGCTCTGTTCCAGGTCATATCGGCTCAACAGTTTTCATCCAAAAATAA